GAGTACATTGCTTTTATCCAAAGCCTCCTATGCCGCCGCTCCTGAGCCTTTTCGCGAGTACGGTAAAGTGAAGATCACCAAACGTGATCCGGGACGTCCCGACAAAGGTCCTGCGAATGCATTCCTGGCGGATGTGTACCTGACGATGGCAGGCTGGTACATTGAGGGCAATATCGTGACATCCAGCATTTCGCTGCCGCAGGTCAGGATGCGCTATAAACCGATCACGAAGGCGAATTATTGGTTTCGGCTGCCTTACACGGATACTTCAATCAACCCGAATTTGAATTAAATGAAATTTCTTCCATTTCTAATGCTGGCATTCCTGTTGTGCGGGCCAAGACTTGCCAAGTCTCCAAGACTTGGTAAGTCTGACGGCCCGGACCAGGACTGGCCGGTGTACGGCGGCAACAATGCCGGAAACCGGTATTCTTCTCTAAATCAAATCAACAAAGACAATGTAAAGAACCTGCGACTGGCCTGGACTTTCGATACCGGTGAAAATAGCAATCCCGCAGAAAGAGGAATGGACATACAATGCCAGCCGATTATTGTCAATGGCATGATGTACGGTACCACACCGCGCCTGAAAGTATTCGCGCTAGAAGCTGCAACGGGTAAGGAACTCTGGAAATTTGACCCGTTTGAGGGAAAAAGGCCAAAGTTTCATCCGGTACGCGGTGTTACTTACTGGTCGGAGGGAAATGATAAACGCATTCTGTTCACAGCAGGCGCCACTTTGTACGCAATCAATGCTGAGAATGGACAGTTGGTCAAAGATTTTGGTAAAAATGGTGAAGTTGATTTTCACGACGGCCTCGGCGATCAGGAAACTTACGGATATGACATTAATCAATTCAATATCCGAAATACTACGCCAGGGGTCGTTTTCAAAAATCTGTTCATTACCGGTTCGTCTGTGTCCGAGGGGGGCGATGCATTGCCTGGCCACATACGCGCTTTTGATGTGCGTACAGGAAAGGTAGTGTGGGTGTTCAGAACGATACCGTTGCCAGGGGAATACGGGTACAATACCTGGGCTAAGGATTCTTACAAAAAACTCGGTGGGGCCAATTGTTGGGCAGGAATGGTACTGGATGAAAATCGCGGAACCGTGTTTTTCGGAACCGGCTCACCCTCAGTGGATTTTTATGGTGGTGCAAGAAAGGGTGCCAATCTTTTTGCCAACTGCGTCATAGCACTCAATGCGCAAACCGGCAAGCGGATCTGGCATTTTCAGACGGTACACCACGATCTGTGGGACCGGGATATTCCTTGTCCGCCAAATTTGATCACGGTAAAGCATAAAGGGAAAATGGTCGATGCGGTGGCGCAGGCTACCAAGGATGGTTACATTTTTGTGTTTGACCGTGATACCGGCAAACCGCTTTTTACGGTGAAAGAAGTACCCGCACCTGTGGCCGGAGCACTACCAGGGGAACAACCATGGCCTACGCAGCCCGTACCTTCAAAACCTGCACCTTTCGCCAACCAGACTTTGACAGAAGCCGACATTACTACCCGCACACCAGAGGCACACGCCTACGTACTGGACCGATTTACCAAAAGTAATAAAGGGCCGAAAAACCAGCCTCCGAGCCGGGAAGGCAATTTGCTCTACGGCATAGGAGGCGGAGCGGAATGGGGCGGTACAGCGGCTGGTCCCGATGGTATTATGTATGTCAATGGCAATAATATGCTTTGGTGGCTCAAAATGAGGGATGCAAGGGAAAAGGGCGATGGTCAGGTATTGTCAAGAGGAGCTGGTTTGTTTAATACTAATTGCGCCACCTGCCACGCCACGGATACCAAAAACGCTACTGCTTCTGCAAGCACGCAGGCTTACCCGGTTTTAAAGGATATTGGTAAAAAAATGAACCGCGGGCAAATTGGCGCATTGCTCGAAACCGGCCGTGGACGAATGCCTTCTTTTCAGCACATGGTGAAGGAAGACAGGGCGGCGATCATTAACTTTCTGCTGAATATGGAAGCCAAACCTGCTCCCAATGACATTCACGCGCAGTCTCAGCAAGTAGCCGAAAAAAAGAACGCCAGTTTTCCTTTTGCGCCGCCATATGTTAACAATGGTAATGTGCAGTTTCGCGATCAGGAGAACTATCCGGCGATCAAACCTCCCTGGGGTACATTGAACGCCGTCGACCTGAATACAGGGGAGTATCTCTGGAAGGTGACATTGGGCGAATATCCGGAAATGACCAAACAGGGAATTCCGTCGACAGGTACCGAAAATCACGGAGGGCCGATTGTAACTGCTGGCGGACTGCTGTTCATTGCGGCTACTTATGATGAAAAACTCCGTGCTTTTGACATTAAAACCGGGAAAGTAGTGTGGGAGTACAAGCTTCCCGCCGGAGGATTTGCGACACCGGTGACTTATATGGTCAATGGAAAGCAATATATTGCCATTGCAGCGGGAGGAACACGATATGGATTGAAATCGGGGGGTACTTATATCGCATTTGCGTTGCCGTGAGAGACGTAACAAGACTTGGTAAGTCTGGGCGACCCCGTCTTGCAGACTTGGTAAGTCTCTAGCCAAAAAACCTGACAAAATGGAAAAATACTTGCTGTGCTGCAACTGGGTGAGGACGTCTTTCTGGTTGTGGTTGGTCAACAAGAAGGATCAGGAGTTAATAGGTTACGTATTTTTAGATAAAAGGCAAAACGCCACGTTTGTGAGCGGGCTGCTGATCGGCTCGGAAATATGCCATCCGACAAGGGAAAACGATTCTCAATCGGTATTATGTTGCCAAAATAGCCTTTACAGGTTATATAAAGTCGCGATTGAAACATTGAATCTACCCGGAAGGGCGTTAATCGTTCCCGCCGCGACGGTGGACAGGGCTGCAACAGCCGGGAAGATTAAAATATTTGAACATCAGAATTTAACATTGAACAAAACCAATTTATGAGTGAGCGTACATTTTCCCGTGAATTATTTGAAAAAGCACCGCTGGTCGGCATTATCAGAAATGTGTCTCCCGACGATGTAAAACATATTTTGCCTATTTACCGCGAGGTGGGGCTTACTACGATTGAGATCACCATGAACACGCCAGGGGCAGCCGATATTATTCGTTATGCACTTGAAAATGAAGGTGAAGGGCTCAACATTGGTGCGGGAACGGTCTGTACCAAAGACGACCTGGAAATCGCGCTGAACGCTGGTGCGCAATTTATCGTCACACCCATTATCAATAAAAAAGTCATCAAATCTTGCGTCAAAAAGGGTATTCCTGTCTTTCCGGGTGCATTTACGCCAACTGAAATTTACAACGCGTGGACATTGGGAGCGACGATGGTCAAAATTTACCCGGCTACCTCACTGGGCCCTGAATATATCAAAGATCTGAAAGCACCGATGAGGCAGCTTAAATTGCTTCCTACCGGTGGCGTGGGGCTGGAAAATATGTCGGCTTTTTTGAAAGCAGGGGCGGATGGTCTCGGTATCGGCGGGCAGCTTTTTGATAAAAAATTGATTCATGACAAAAACTGGGACGGATTGCGGGAACACTTCCGGCAATTCGTACAAAAACTCTCCGTGTAATGGGTACTACCAAAAATTATCGCTGGATCATTGTGGTCTTGCTTTTTACAGCTACGACCATTAATTACCTCGATAGGCAGATTATCGGCCTTCTGAAGCCCATTCTCGAAAAGGAATTTGTGTGGACAGAAACCGATTTTGCACGCATCGTGATGGCTTTCACGGCGGCTTATGCAATTGGTTTGCTGCTTTTCGGCTGGCTGATTGACAAGATCGGAACTAAACTGGGCTACTCCATTACCATTGTGTTTTGGAGCATTGCGGGCATGTTGCATGCTGTGGCGCGCAGTGCGTTTGGTTTTGGTCTGGCGCGGGTCGGACTGGGGCTGGGCGAGGCTGGTAACTATCCGGCGGCCGTAAAAACGGTGGCGGAATGGTTTCCCAAAAAAGAACGTGCACTGGCGACCGGTCTTTTCAACGCTGGAACCAGCATTGGCGTCGTTGTGGCTTTGCTGCTCGTACCCTGGATACTCAGTCATTATGGCTGGCAGGAAGTGTTTTGGATCACCGGGGCACTGGGGTTTGTCTGGCTGATTTTCTGGCTGATTTTTTATGACATTCCGGCCCAGCAGAAGCGGCTCAGCCGAGAAGAGCTGGATCACATTATCAGCGGACAAGAGCAGGACGAAAACGAAGCGGAAAAGCAGCCTGTACAATGGATTAAGCTTTTTACATTCCCGCAAACCTGGGCTTACATTACCGGGAAAGGCCTTATCGACCCAATTTACTGGTTTTTCCTGTTCTGGCTGCCATCTTATTTTGCATCTACATTTAATCTGGATCTTAAAAAGCCAAGTCTGGAACTGATGCTGATTTACACTGCGACTACAGTGGGCAGCATTGGCGGAGGCTACCTGTCTTCGTGGCTGATCAAAAAAGGATGGCCGACATTGAAGGCACGGAAAACGGTTTTGCTGGCCTTTGCGTTTCTGGAATTATCGGTCATTATGATACAATTTGCGACAGGCGTATGGGTGGCAGTAGGGCTAATCAGTCTGGCAGTGGCACTGCACCAGGCATGGGCGACCAATGTTTTTACATTACCTTCGGATTTGTTTCCAAAACAGGCTGTGAGTTCGGTAGTGGGTATTGGAGGCATGGCTGGTGCGGTAGGAGGCATCCTTTTCCCGATCCTGATCGGCGATTTGTTGGATACCTACAAAGCGGCAGGTAACATTCAGGCTGGGTATAACATCATTTTCACGATCTGCGGCTGTACCTATCTGGTGGCCTGGCTGATCATTCATTTGTTAACCAAGACGGCGAAGGTTGTGGAACTAGACGAGTTAAGATAAAAACCATTATTGACACCACATTTCATCAATATGATCAACATAATCCGAACTGATTCAGACAACAACGATTTCATTACACTAGTCAAATCCCTTGACGCCTATCTGGCCATCACCGACGGCGAGGATCACGCATTTTACTCCCAGTATAACAAGCTGGATAAGATCAGGCATGTCGTGATACTTTACGAAGACGGAACTCCCATTGGTTGCGGGGCAATCAAAGCTTATGGGCCGGATGCTATGGAAGTGAAACGAATGTATGTAGCTCCTGAGGGAAGGAATAGGGGTATTGCGTCCCAAATACTCACTGAACTGGAAAAGTGGGCAGCTGAATTAGGATATACGCGCTGCATTCTCGAAACCGGCAAAAGGCAAACCGAAGCAGTCGCACTTTATAAAAAGAACAACTATCAGGTTACCGCCAATTACGGCCAGTATGAAGGCGTGGAGAATAGTGTTTGTTTTGAAAAAGTGCTGAAATAAGGTACCGGGGATATTACGCTGTTTATTTCTTTTTTATGGAGGTTACTTGTATGAATGGCGGTACTGCGACTAATGTTGGCCCCATGAAGCACGCGGATTTGAAATCGCCGCTAAGTATGTAATCACGGCTCAATATTTCGCCGATCTTTTCGCTTTTTTGCCAGCTCGAATCTATTTCACAGGCAGACGCCCAAATTTTGAAGGCAGTGTCTTTCGTATCGAACAATATAAAACCACCGTGGCCCAGGTAGCTTGCCTCTGCATTTTCCAAATGCTTGTAGGCATGTCCTTCACAACCACAGTCAGGTGCCGGATCTTTCCTGTTGCACGACAACGCAAACGCTAGCGCCGTGATGGTTAAGTAGGGCAGGAGTTTGGAAAAAAGAGTCATTGGTTTTATCTCTGATGGTTACATGAGCTAGGATGCTGTTGCCGAGGGAATGGTTGGAATAGCTGAACTTCGATGCTAACAGCTTTTCAAAAATGTCTTGACAAAGTGCCACATTATAACGTGTATTAAATAGCTTTGCGTACCAAGCATATCTAAATTAATGGAACCAGTAGAACGTGCGGTCTTGCTTAAACGGGAGTTAGATGCTCTTCTGCCAATCAGCCGGGAACAGGAACTGAGAATTATGCAAAAGTTCCGCCTTGATTGGAATTATCACTCCAATCGAATCGAAGGTAATTCCCTAACTTATGGCGAGACTAAGGCGTTGATTATGTTTGGATTAACTGCCCAAGGTAAGCCGCTGAAAGATCATATTGAAATTGAAGGGCATAATGAAGCCATCGAATGGATACTGGATATTGTCAAAGGCGACTATCCGTTGAATGAGTCCTTTATCCGGGAAATCCATACTTTGCTATTGAAAGAATCTTATACCGTCGATGCCATTACGGCAGAAGGGTTACCTACAAAAAAGCGGGTTGAGATCGGAAAATACAAGAGTCAACCGAATCATGTGCTCACCAACACCGGTGAAATTTTCAGATTTGCTACACCGGAAGAAACTCCCGCTATGATGGGGGATCTGATTGAATGGTACCGAGAAAAGATTAGCCAGGAAGATTTAAATCCCGTGTTGCTGGCAGCTGAATTTCACTATAAATTCACTCGTATTCATCCTTTTGATGATGGCAACGGCCGGACTGCAAGGATCTTAATGAATTTTATTTTAATGCGATACCAGTTTCCGCCGGTGATTATTAAGACGGAAGAAAAGAACCAATATTTTTCAGCATTGAGGCAGGCAGATAGTGGAATTTTTATGCCATTTCTTGATTTCAGTGCTAATAATCTGGCTCAGTCGGTTGACTTGATGATCAGGGGAGCGAAAGGAGAAAGTATTGAGGAGGAAGATGATTTTGATAAGGAATTGGCGTTGTTGGAACGAAGGTTGTCTACTCAAAGTAAAGAGCTTAAGAAGTCTGTTGAATTATTGCACTTATTGTACGACAACTCAATAATTCCGCTCTTCCAGAAGTTTCATGCTGGCGCTGAGAAATTCGACGGATTTTATGTTGCCTCAAAGCATTATTTTAGGTCCAGCGAATTTATAGGAAACTTTAATAGTGCTGCGATTTTGAAATTCAAGCAGCAAATTTCGATAGCAATAACTGAATTTAAAGTTATTTCGTCTTACAAAACATTTATCCATTCTGAATACGGAATTTTTAATTTTTTGTCAAAAATCGAGGTGATGCTTGGGCCAGATAATTATATCGTCAAATCTTATGGGGGTTCTATGAGTTTTGAGAAAAGCTACGGTGAGCAATTAAGTGAAAAGGAGATAGCTGATCTGGTGAAATCTGAATTAACGAGGCATAAGGATTTCATTGAGAGCAAAACGAAGAAGACAAGCTGATTAACGTGTTAAGTATATTTTGAGCATAATTGATCCTACTTATTCTCCTCAAACCACCCCACAATCTCCGGATACAAATCAGCCAGCACCTGGCCCTTCTTCCTGTTTTTATAAAGCTTTACCAGAAACTGGTCAAACTCTGCAAATTTTACGAAACCCCGTGAATTGACCATCATTTCTTCGGTTTGTTGAATCAGCTGGTCTTGCTCATTTTCGGGTGCGTAATCTGCGTAGCGGAGACATACTAACGCCCAGTTCATGTATTCATTAAAAGACGCAAACGGATCATTGTAGTACTTCGCAGGTTTTTCGGGATTGTTCCAGGTAGCGAGATTGGCGAAAGCTTTCGCGATTCTCTCGGTGTATTGCGGCTTTGCGCTTTCCAGGTCAATGAATGCGTGATTGAGCTCCGTGAAAATGATGGAACCGTCTTGAACCAGAGAGGCTTTTTTTGACAATGTTCTAGTATTATTTTTTTCGTTAAAAGGAAAGTTTACATGTGCCTGGGCTTCCTTAAAGCCGTCAAGATCAAACCGCGCGGCTGATTGGTTCTGACTCACCAGCGGCGAAAATATGATCTTGAATGAGTCATATCTTGCAGATGGGAAGTTGGCTGTCAACCACTTCTGCATTTCAGGGACGCCGATGGAATCACGGTAACTGATGATCAGGCCATCGTAGTAGGACTTATGTTTGGCGTAGAAATCAGCAAACTTCGTCTTGACGGCGAAATCCTGCAAGGCTGGAATGAATGACCTTAGATTGTTTGTGTTTGAAAAGCCGATACGGTCATAGGTAGCGCTTTGGACTATCTTTTCGTTGTGAAATTCAAAGGCATAGGCATCCATTTTCAGTGCATGATAATTGTCGTGATTGGAGATTTCAGCATTCACGGTGCCCACTATCGGCTCGTCCCTATACTGATCAAACCATTTTAGCACGTCGGAATAATATGCATTGTTTTTCCTGATCAGGCCATTGTCTTTCTTTCCTTCACTCGTGATCGCCATGACTACATTCATGAGTTCATAAACCTCGGGGATTTCTACGAATGTTTTGCCGGTGTGTGACTTTTTGTAGTCGTCGAAAAATTGTGCGCGGGGAACGTCGAGATGACCTTTGATCGCCGTAAATGCGCTGTCCTTTCCATTTAACAAAACGACAAATTCATAATAATCACCAGGTTTTACATCAAATAGAATTGAGTCTTCGTCGGTAATGAAAGTAACAGGCTTACCAGCTTTCGGAAGGTAAACGTCATACACGTCTGGTTTGATCCCCGGGGAAATATTCCAGTCGGATTTCCTCAATTCGTTCCCAATTCTAATATCGACGCGTTTACCTGTTGCGCTAATTACTTTGGTATTTTGAGAAAACGATCCGGCCACATTGAAAAGCGAGATGAGTGTGACGAAGAGGCTGGCCAGTGCAAGTTTGCTCATGATGAAGTAAATTTTCTTGTATAAGGTTACAAAATGACGGCTTTAACTATTTCTGTCCTTATTTTAGGTGAAATTTATTCATTCAATCTAATGCAAAGAAGAGACTTTGTCAAACTGGGCAGTATGCTAGCTGCTGTTGCGGCTCCCGATGGTGTTTTCGCTGAAAATAGTCGATTAAAAGACCCTCGAAAGGCGAGCCAAGCGGTCGATTTCCTGCATGACGGTTTAAATCTGAGCCCGAAGGATTATGCAGGCTTGCTGATGAAGCTTGCGGATGAAGGTAAAATCAAGCCAGATTTTTATTCCAATGGCGGGGTAGTAGAAGAATTGGAGAACAAATTTGCGCAATTGCTCGGAAAGGAATCCAGCGTTTTTATGCCAACGGGAACACTGGCAAACCACATTGCCATTCGCAAATTGTCCGGGAATAATCACAGGGTAATTGTTCAGGAACAGAGCCATATTTACAATGATACCGGAGACAGTTCACAGATTTTGAGCGGATTAAACCTGATTCCATTGGGCACTAATGCTGTCGAGTTTTCTTTGGAAGATGTCGAAAGGGTCATTGCCAAGACCAAACTGGGTCGGGTAGAGGCACAGATTGGTGCTATTGCGATAGAAACACCGGTAAGACGCCAGCAGGACAGAATGGTGCACTATGAAAGCCTGAAAAAAATAACGGATTATGCCAAAACGAATGGTATCAAAACGCATTTGGACGGAGCCAGGTTGTTCAAGCAGGCCGTTCATACGGATGTTGAACCCAAAAAATACGGTGAACTGTTTGATACGGTTTTTACTTCGATGTGGAAGTGCTTTAATGCTTCTTCGGGAGCGGTTTTGGCCGGTGACAAAGCATTTACCGAAAAACTGTTCCATGAAAGAAGAATGTTCGGAGGAGGTTTGCCTGCGGCGTGGGTTTTCGCAGCCGTTGCATTGCATTATGCCGACGGTTTTATAGATGACTACAAAATGGCATGGTCAAACAGTGAAAAGTTGTTCAAAGAATTGGCAAAGAATGAGCGTATCCAATTTGGCATAATAGAAAACGGCTCACACTTTGTCAATTTGCAGCTTAACCAGGCCAATCCGGACAAATTCAGGGAAGGGCTGGCGAAAAGAAGCATCGAAATAGCCAAATCCGGTGACCACGGCTTTATGCTGAAAGTTAATCCTTCCATAAACCGCGTTCCTGTTCAGGAGTTGACCAGATTGTTTTTGGAGGCATTGAAAGAGGCTTGAAAATGACTGAATGCTGTTGTAAAAAGTAGTTGAGTTTATCAACACCAACCACTAACCTTCATGTACAAATCCAAACAACCACAACAATGCAAAACATCTTTTTACCCGAAACTGTATCTCAATTAACTGAAAGATTAGACGTACTCCGTGCTGAGACGCAGCCGCAGTGGGGCAAAATGAATGCTCCTCAGATGCTTGCCCATTGCAATGTTGCCTATGAAATGGCTTTTGAAAACAAACACCCCAGACCGAATATTCTGATGAGGCTGATGCTGCAAGTATTCGCAAAAAGTACTGTTTGTGGAGACAAACCCTATGCCAAGAGCCTCCAAACGGCTCCCGCGTTTATCATAGTTGATGAGCGCGACTTTGAAATCGAGAAGAACCGGTTGATAGGCTATATGAAAAAGACAGTCGATCTTGGAGAGGCGCATTTTGATGGCAAGGAATCATTGAGCTTTGGTAAACTAACTGCCAGCCAGTGGAATACGATGTTTTACAAACATCTGAACCATCACCTGACGCAGTTTGGGGTATAGCAATGAATGAACAAAAGTTTTGGAGCAAATGTCAGTTTCTGATAACTTTAAGAGCCGCGAAACCAGCAGCGTTTCGGGCAGATGAACTAGCCAAATGAAAAGACATGATCGACAAATTAGCCTTTATTGAAATACAAGACAAAAAAGTACTCGTTGCACGTACCCGGGGGCGCAACGTTTACTATCTCCCTGGCGGAAAAAGGGAAACCGGCGAATCCGACGAGCAGGCCCTGACCCGGGAGATAGAGGAGGAGTTAACTATCAAAATCGATCCGGCGTCTGTTGAGTTTTATGGGACATTCCTTGCTCAGGCGCACGGCCAGCCCCAGGGCGTGATGGTGAATATGCGCTGCTATGCGGGCTTGTATTCCGGCGAGATTGCTCCTTCCGCGGAAATCGAAGAGGTTGCATGGTTGTCTTACGCCGATAGGGAGAAAGTATCGGAAGTAGACAAAATTATATTTGACGACCTGAAAGCAAGGGAACTGCTGGACTGATTCCCGCTAATCCTAAATTATTCCGGCCCGGCTTTATTCCGCTAGCTCAATGTATTGGTTCAGAATACGTTCCAGTTCAGCTTTCTTGCCTTCAATGTCCTGCATATCAGTGAGGTAAACCATTCTCCGATCCTTGTAATCTCCTTCCAAAAGGGAAGACTTAACCTGGACAATGGCAATATGATGAAATACCAGGTGCACGTTTTTCTGTGACCGGGGATTGAATGTCAGCAGGTCTGCGGAAGTGTAGTAACTGGGCGCGTTCCATTTAATCCTTTCCGAGATTTTGGGATTCGCATTTTTGATAATATTGCGGACGGCTTCTATTTCTGCTTTTAACGGATGTTCCAGCTTGTCCATAAATTCGGCTACCTGCTCGGCGTCCGTTAATTTTTTGGCGCGAGGTTTCGAGGCTGGTTTGTCTTTTTGAGCTGACATTGTATGTGGTTTGCTAATAAGTGAGATACTATTTTGTGAATGGACTTGCTATGAAACTGGGCTTGACTGTCATTTGATCATACAAATAACAACAAAAAGGAAAAGCCTCTGACATGCAAAAGCTTTTCCGAATGCGCTCGGGTTCTTTGTCTTGACAGAAAAGAAGCACCAACTAATCGCTAAACTGATAGAGAGGAGGCTAACGTATCGTTAATTGATGGGTTAGGTTAGGGTTGTTTTTTCCTTTTTTATGCGCTTGCTCCAGATGGCTGCCCCACCATCTGCACACCGTGAGGAATATGAGGAGCGCGAGCAGCATAGACTGCAAAATGAAATACTTATACTTTACGAATCTCATGATGTACACAGGCTAGGGTCTGACTATATAAATGTAGAAATAGCTGGATAAATATGAAAAAAGCAGGCATTCCAAAAACATTCCAATTTGTTATAGGCTGATTTTGTGGCAATTATATAGTTTCCACCACAGTGTTAAGGTCAGCCTCTTCGGGTATGTTCAGTTTTTTACGGATGCGGTGCCTGATGACCCTGACGCTTTGAACGGAGATTCCAAGGGTGCTGGCCATTTCTTTATAGGTCAGATTTAGCTTGGCAAGAGCCATAAAACGGGTTTCAGCAGGGGTAAGGCCGGGCAGCTTTTCT
The genomic region above belongs to Dyadobacter pollutisoli and contains:
- a CDS encoding outer membrane protein assembly factor BamB family protein, producing MKFLPFLMLAFLLCGPRLAKSPRLGKSDGPDQDWPVYGGNNAGNRYSSLNQINKDNVKNLRLAWTFDTGENSNPAERGMDIQCQPIIVNGMMYGTTPRLKVFALEAATGKELWKFDPFEGKRPKFHPVRGVTYWSEGNDKRILFTAGATLYAINAENGQLVKDFGKNGEVDFHDGLGDQETYGYDINQFNIRNTTPGVVFKNLFITGSSVSEGGDALPGHIRAFDVRTGKVVWVFRTIPLPGEYGYNTWAKDSYKKLGGANCWAGMVLDENRGTVFFGTGSPSVDFYGGARKGANLFANCVIALNAQTGKRIWHFQTVHHDLWDRDIPCPPNLITVKHKGKMVDAVAQATKDGYIFVFDRDTGKPLFTVKEVPAPVAGALPGEQPWPTQPVPSKPAPFANQTLTEADITTRTPEAHAYVLDRFTKSNKGPKNQPPSREGNLLYGIGGGAEWGGTAAGPDGIMYVNGNNMLWWLKMRDAREKGDGQVLSRGAGLFNTNCATCHATDTKNATASASTQAYPVLKDIGKKMNRGQIGALLETGRGRMPSFQHMVKEDRAAIINFLLNMEAKPAPNDIHAQSQQVAEKKNASFPFAPPYVNNGNVQFRDQENYPAIKPPWGTLNAVDLNTGEYLWKVTLGEYPEMTKQGIPSTGTENHGGPIVTAGGLLFIAATYDEKLRAFDIKTGKVVWEYKLPAGGFATPVTYMVNGKQYIAIAAGGTRYGLKSGGTYIAFALP
- a CDS encoding 2-dehydro-3-deoxygalactonokinase — its product is MEKYLLCCNWVRTSFWLWLVNKKDQELIGYVFLDKRQNATFVSGLLIGSEICHPTRENDSQSVLCCQNSLYRLYKVAIETLNLPGRALIVPAATVDRAATAGKIKIFEHQNLTLNKTNL
- a CDS encoding bifunctional 4-hydroxy-2-oxoglutarate aldolase/2-dehydro-3-deoxy-phosphogluconate aldolase, producing MSERTFSRELFEKAPLVGIIRNVSPDDVKHILPIYREVGLTTIEITMNTPGAADIIRYALENEGEGLNIGAGTVCTKDDLEIALNAGAQFIVTPIINKKVIKSCVKKGIPVFPGAFTPTEIYNAWTLGATMVKIYPATSLGPEYIKDLKAPMRQLKLLPTGGVGLENMSAFLKAGADGLGIGGQLFDKKLIHDKNWDGLREHFRQFVQKLSV
- a CDS encoding MFS transporter, which produces MGTTKNYRWIIVVLLFTATTINYLDRQIIGLLKPILEKEFVWTETDFARIVMAFTAAYAIGLLLFGWLIDKIGTKLGYSITIVFWSIAGMLHAVARSAFGFGLARVGLGLGEAGNYPAAVKTVAEWFPKKERALATGLFNAGTSIGVVVALLLVPWILSHYGWQEVFWITGALGFVWLIFWLIFYDIPAQQKRLSREELDHIISGQEQDENEAEKQPVQWIKLFTFPQTWAYITGKGLIDPIYWFFLFWLPSYFASTFNLDLKKPSLELMLIYTATTVGSIGGGYLSSWLIKKGWPTLKARKTVLLAFAFLELSVIMIQFATGVWVAVGLISLAVALHQAWATNVFTLPSDLFPKQAVSSVVGIGGMAGAVGGILFPILIGDLLDTYKAAGNIQAGYNIIFTICGCTYLVAWLIIHLLTKTAKVVELDELR
- a CDS encoding GNAT family N-acetyltransferase; the encoded protein is MINIIRTDSDNNDFITLVKSLDAYLAITDGEDHAFYSQYNKLDKIRHVVILYEDGTPIGCGAIKAYGPDAMEVKRMYVAPEGRNRGIASQILTELEKWAAELGYTRCILETGKRQTEAVALYKKNNYQVTANYGQYEGVENSVCFEKVLK
- a CDS encoding Fic family protein; the protein is MEPVERAVLLKRELDALLPISREQELRIMQKFRLDWNYHSNRIEGNSLTYGETKALIMFGLTAQGKPLKDHIEIEGHNEAIEWILDIVKGDYPLNESFIREIHTLLLKESYTVDAITAEGLPTKKRVEIGKYKSQPNHVLTNTGEIFRFATPEETPAMMGDLIEWYREKISQEDLNPVLLAAEFHYKFTRIHPFDDGNGRTARILMNFILMRYQFPPVIIKTEEKNQYFSALRQADSGIFMPFLDFSANNLAQSVDLMIRGAKGESIEEEDDFDKELALLERRLSTQSKELKKSVELLHLLYDNSIIPLFQKFHAGAEKFDGFYVASKHYFRSSEFIGNFNSAAILKFKQQISIAITEFKVISSYKTFIHSEYGIFNFLSKIEVMLGPDNYIVKSYGGSMSFEKSYGEQLSEKEIADLVKSELTRHKDFIESKTKKTS
- a CDS encoding DUF4932 domain-containing protein is translated as MSKLALASLFVTLISLFNVAGSFSQNTKVISATGKRVDIRIGNELRKSDWNISPGIKPDVYDVYLPKAGKPVTFITDEDSILFDVKPGDYYEFVVLLNGKDSAFTAIKGHLDVPRAQFFDDYKKSHTGKTFVEIPEVYELMNVVMAITSEGKKDNGLIRKNNAYYSDVLKWFDQYRDEPIVGTVNAEISNHDNYHALKMDAYAFEFHNEKIVQSATYDRIGFSNTNNLRSFIPALQDFAVKTKFADFYAKHKSYYDGLIISYRDSIGVPEMQKWLTANFPSARYDSFKIIFSPLVSQNQSAARFDLDGFKEAQAHVNFPFNEKNNTRTLSKKASLVQDGSIIFTELNHAFIDLESAKPQYTERIAKAFANLATWNNPEKPAKYYNDPFASFNEYMNWALVCLRYADYAPENEQDQLIQQTEEMMVNSRGFVKFAEFDQFLVKLYKNRKKGQVLADLYPEIVGWFEENK
- a CDS encoding threonine aldolase family protein yields the protein MQRRDFVKLGSMLAAVAAPDGVFAENSRLKDPRKASQAVDFLHDGLNLSPKDYAGLLMKLADEGKIKPDFYSNGGVVEELENKFAQLLGKESSVFMPTGTLANHIAIRKLSGNNHRVIVQEQSHIYNDTGDSSQILSGLNLIPLGTNAVEFSLEDVERVIAKTKLGRVEAQIGAIAIETPVRRQQDRMVHYESLKKITDYAKTNGIKTHLDGARLFKQAVHTDVEPKKYGELFDTVFTSMWKCFNASSGAVLAGDKAFTEKLFHERRMFGGGLPAAWVFAAVALHYADGFIDDYKMAWSNSEKLFKELAKNERIQFGIIENGSHFVNLQLNQANPDKFREGLAKRSIEIAKSGDHGFMLKVNPSINRVPVQELTRLFLEALKEA
- a CDS encoding DUF1569 domain-containing protein → MQNIFLPETVSQLTERLDVLRAETQPQWGKMNAPQMLAHCNVAYEMAFENKHPRPNILMRLMLQVFAKSTVCGDKPYAKSLQTAPAFIIVDERDFEIEKNRLIGYMKKTVDLGEAHFDGKESLSFGKLTASQWNTMFYKHLNHHLTQFGV
- a CDS encoding NUDIX hydrolase, giving the protein MIDKLAFIEIQDKKVLVARTRGRNVYYLPGGKRETGESDEQALTREIEEELTIKIDPASVEFYGTFLAQAHGQPQGVMVNMRCYAGLYSGEIAPSAEIEEVAWLSYADREKVSEVDKIIFDDLKARELLD